One Panthera leo isolate Ple1 chromosome B1, P.leo_Ple1_pat1.1, whole genome shotgun sequence DNA window includes the following coding sequences:
- the SRD5A3 gene encoding polyprenol reductase isoform X1, with translation MAPWAGVELSALNPLRALWLALTAAFLLTLVLQLVPAGLVPGCALFQDLIRYGKTKREGPSRSAACRVFDVPKRYFSHFYIISVLWNGFLLWHLTQSLFLGVPFPYWLHGLLRILGAAQFQGSELALSAFLVLVFLWLHSLRRLFECFYVSVFSNAVIHVVQYCFGLVYYVLIGLTVLSQVPMDGRNVYVIGKNLLMQARWFHILGMMMFIWSSVHQYKCHVILGNLRKNKAGVVIHCNHRIPFGDWFEYVSSPNYLAELMIYISMAVTFGFHNLTWWLVVTYVFFSQALSALLSHKFYKSKFVSYPKHRKAFLPFLF, from the exons ATGGCTCCCTGGGCGGGGGTCGAGCTCTCGGCGCTGAACCCGCTGCGCGCTCTGTGGCTCGCGCTGACCGCCGCCTTCCTGCTGACCCTGGTGCTGCAGCTCGTGCCGGCCGGCCTGGTCCCCGGCTGCGCGCTCTTCCAGGACCTGATCCGCTATGGGAAAACCAAGCGTGAGGGGCCGTCGCGCTCGGCCGCCTGCCGGGTCTTTGATGTCCCCAAGAG GTATTTTTCTCACTTCTATATCATCTCAGTGCTGTGGAATGGCTTCCTGCTTTGGCACCTTACTCAGTCTCTGTTCCTGGGAGTGCcttttccatactggctgcatGGTTTGCTCAGAATTCTCGGGGCTGCCCAGTTCCAAG GGAGTGAGCTGGCGCTGTCTGCATTCTTAGTGTTAGTATTTCTGTGGCTCCACAGCCTGAGAAGGCTCTTCGAGTGCTTCTATGTCAGTGTCTTCTCCAATGCTGTGATTCACGTTGTGCAGTACTGTTTTGGACTCGTCTACTACGTCCTCATCGGCCTAACTGTGCTGAGCCAAGTGCCAATGGACGGCAGAAATG TCTATGTGATAGGGAAAAATCTCTTGATGCAAGCCCGGTGGTTCCATATCCTCGGAATGATGATGTTTATCTGGTCATCTGTCCATCAGTACAAGTGCCATGTCATTCTCGGCAAtctcaggaaaaataaagcag gAGTGGTCATTCACTGTAACCACCGAATCCCTTTCGGAGACTGGTTTGAATACGTTTCTTCCCCTAACTACTTAGCAGAGCTGATGATCTACATTTCCATGGCTGTCACCTTTGGATTCCACAACTTAACTTGGTGGCTAGTGGTGACATATGTTTTCTTCAGCCAGGCCCTGTCTGCTTTGCTCAGTCACAAATTCTACAAAAGCAAATTTGTCTCCTATCCAAAGCATAGGAAAGCTTTCCTACCATTTCTGTTTTAA
- the SRD5A3 gene encoding polyprenol reductase isoform X2, whose product MAPWAGVELSALNPLRALWLALTAAFLLTLVLQLVPAGLVPGCALFQDLIRYGKTKREGPSRSAACRVFDVPKRYFSHFYIISVLWNGFLLWHLTQSLFLGVPFPYWLHGLLRILGAAQFQGSELALSAFLVLVFLWLHSLRRLFECFYVSVFSNAVIHVVQYCFGLVYYVLIGLTVLSQVPMDGRNGVVIHCNHRIPFGDWFEYVSSPNYLAELMIYISMAVTFGFHNLTWWLVVTYVFFSQALSALLSHKFYKSKFVSYPKHRKAFLPFLF is encoded by the exons ATGGCTCCCTGGGCGGGGGTCGAGCTCTCGGCGCTGAACCCGCTGCGCGCTCTGTGGCTCGCGCTGACCGCCGCCTTCCTGCTGACCCTGGTGCTGCAGCTCGTGCCGGCCGGCCTGGTCCCCGGCTGCGCGCTCTTCCAGGACCTGATCCGCTATGGGAAAACCAAGCGTGAGGGGCCGTCGCGCTCGGCCGCCTGCCGGGTCTTTGATGTCCCCAAGAG GTATTTTTCTCACTTCTATATCATCTCAGTGCTGTGGAATGGCTTCCTGCTTTGGCACCTTACTCAGTCTCTGTTCCTGGGAGTGCcttttccatactggctgcatGGTTTGCTCAGAATTCTCGGGGCTGCCCAGTTCCAAG GGAGTGAGCTGGCGCTGTCTGCATTCTTAGTGTTAGTATTTCTGTGGCTCCACAGCCTGAGAAGGCTCTTCGAGTGCTTCTATGTCAGTGTCTTCTCCAATGCTGTGATTCACGTTGTGCAGTACTGTTTTGGACTCGTCTACTACGTCCTCATCGGCCTAACTGTGCTGAGCCAAGTGCCAATGGACGGCAGAAATG gAGTGGTCATTCACTGTAACCACCGAATCCCTTTCGGAGACTGGTTTGAATACGTTTCTTCCCCTAACTACTTAGCAGAGCTGATGATCTACATTTCCATGGCTGTCACCTTTGGATTCCACAACTTAACTTGGTGGCTAGTGGTGACATATGTTTTCTTCAGCCAGGCCCTGTCTGCTTTGCTCAGTCACAAATTCTACAAAAGCAAATTTGTCTCCTATCCAAAGCATAGGAAAGCTTTCCTACCATTTCTGTTTTAA